One stretch of Corvus hawaiiensis isolate bCorHaw1 chromosome 1, bCorHaw1.pri.cur, whole genome shotgun sequence DNA includes these proteins:
- the ARF1 gene encoding ADP-ribosylation factor 1, whose amino-acid sequence MGNIFANLFKGLFGKKEMRILMVGLDAAGKTTILYKLKLGEIVTTIPTIGFNVETVEYKNISFTVWDVGGQDKIRPLWRHYFQNTQGLIFVVDSNDRERVNEAREELMRMLAEDELRDAVLLVFANKQDLPNAMNAAEITDKLGLHSLRHRNWYIQATCATSGDGLYEGLDWLSNQLRNQK is encoded by the exons atgggaaatatttttgctaACCTCTTCAAAGGCCTTTTTGGCAAAAAAGAAATGCGTATTCTAATGGTTGGCCTGGATGCTGCAGGAAAGACAACTATTTTGTACAAACTTAAACTTGGTGAAATAGTAACTACTATTCCTACTATAG GTTTCAATGTGGAAACAGTAGAATACAAGAACATCAGCTTCACAGTGTGGGACGTGGGCGGTCAGGACAAGATCAGACCACTCTGGCGCCACTATTTCCAGAACACACAAG GTCTGATTTTTGTGGTTGACAGCAATGACAGAGAACGTGTGAACGAGGCCAGAGAAGAGCTTATGAGAATGTTGGCAGAAGATGAGCTCAGAGATGCTGTTTTATTAGTGTTTGCTAACAAACAG GACCTGCCGAACGCCATGAATGCAGCAGAAATCACAGACAAACTTGGACTGCATTCTCTTCGTCACAGGAACTGGTACAtccaggcaacctgtgccaCTAGTGGAGACGGTCTCTATGAAGGACTGGACTGGTTGTCCAATCAGCTCCGAAACCAGAAATGA